A segment of the Candidatus Synechococcus calcipolaris G9 genome:
TCTAACCCATCTAGCTCGTGGCTTAAACTCAATCAATGGGGTGTAAAGGAGCGTGACATCCAGGGATTGCTGTACCTCAACTGGTCAAAGTCTCGTTTTTTACTAGAGCATCGCTTCCCATTTCTAAAAATCCTAGATACCTGGACAATGCCCCTAGGGGAGCAGTTGCAATCCATTGCCTTGATTAATCAAGGTCGTCAGGGCCCATTCCAGCGGGCAAGGGCAATTATTGAATGGGAGCAGGAAAGATAATGGCACATGAACTAATCTGTGGCGAATCACGGCTGACGGTGGTTCCAGAGCGGGGGGGCTTGATTTCCGGTTGGCAGTGGCGGGGGCAAGAGATTCTTTATCTGGATCGCGATCGCTTTGCCAACCCAGACTTAAGCGTGCGGGGAGGCATTCCGATCCTATTTCCCATCTGTGGAAACCTGCCCAACAATGAATTCATCTATGAAGATCAAAAATATAGTCTTAAGCAGCATGGCTTTGCCCGGGATCTGCCCTGGCAGGTGCAGGATCACCAAGGGAATTCCATTGTTTTAAGGTTAGGGGATACGGAGGCAACCCGTGGGGTCTATCCCTTTGAGTTTGATTTGGAATTTACCTATACCCTAGGGACTGATAGCCTGGGCCTGGAACTGCGGATCACCAATCCAGGGGAGCGGCCCCTGCCCTTTAGTTTGGGCTTGCATCCCTATTTTGCAGTTCAGGAGAAGGAGCAATTAACGTTTAATCTGCCCATCAATGGGATGGTGGATCAAAAAACACAGCGGCCCCTAACCTTTGCCGGTGGTTTTGATTGGGCTGCCCCGGAACTTGATTTAGCCTGTCGGCCCCTGTTGGGTCATCGGGCCCGGGTGAGCGATCGCCAGCGAGGGTATCATCTAGACCTGAACTTTAGTCCCGAATTTACGACTTTGGTGTTTTGGACGCTGCACGGGAAAGATTACTACTGTTTAGAACCCTGGACTGCCCCCCGCAATGCCTTGAATAGCGGCGTTGATTTAATTCATTTGCCTCCCCAAGCCTCGATGGTGCTTCAGGTTGAGTTACACCTTTCAGCCATTTAAGTTGTGCCAGACTTTTTGCCAGCGTCTTTGCCCGATTCAGGCGGTGATTGGATGGCTCTCCCCACCATGGCCCCGCAAAGGATTACCTACAGTCCAGCCTTTACCCTAGTGCCCACCTACGAATGCTTTAACCGCTGCACCTACTGTAATTTTCGCCAAGAGATTGGCCAGGCGAGTTGGTTGAGTATCGACCAGGCTACCCAAATACTAAAAAGTCTTCAAGGCAAAGAGACGATTGAAATTTTAATCCTCAGTGGTGAGGTGCATCCCCAAAGTCGCCACAGATCTACCTGGGTTGATCATAGTTTCCACATTGCCCAACTGGCCCTAGAGTATGGTTTTTTGCCCCACACCAACATTGGCCCCCTGAGCCGGCTAGAAATGGAGAAATTACGGACAGTGAATGTCTCCATGGGACTGATGCTGGAACAATTAACCCCCACATTACTGGATACCGTTCATCGCCATGCCCCCAGCAAGGATCCCCATTTACGCCTAGGACAATTGGAGCAGGCCGGTGCATTGGGCATTCCCTTTACCACGGGACTCCTTTTAGGTTTGGGGGAAACGGCCCAGGATTGGCAGGATACCCTAGGGGCGATCGCCGCGAGTTTTCATCGTTGGGGCCATATCCAAGAAGTGATTTTACAGCCCTATCGCTCCGGTCAAACCCAATTGGCCCCCTTGCCGGATTTCCCCCTAGACCAACTCCCCCAGGTGGTGGCGATCGCCCGTTCCATCTTGCCCGCTGAAATTACGATTCAAATTCCCCCCAACCTGGTTAATCATCCCGGCATTCTCCTCGACTGTTTGGCGGCAGGGGCCCGGGATCTGGGGGGGATTGTGCCCCAGGATCATGTGAATCCCGATTATGACCACGCTCCCCTATCTATTTTGAAGCAACTGTTGGCAAACCAGGGTTGGCAGTTGCAGCCACGCTTTCCCGTCTATACCCCCTGGAAATTCCAGTTTTCCCAAGAGGTTCAGGACAGACTGGACACTTGGTATCAACCCATCTCCCCAGACCAAGCCTAGGTGTAACTTGTCATTAATGTGTGTTGACTAATATGACTAATAGCTGATCTGCAATGTCACCGTCGCCTCAACGGTCAACTCCCCTGGCAATACGGGCGTGGCATCGGCGGAGAGGGCCGTTGCTCTCATCACCGGCAGACTGGGGGGAGTGGCCTGATTAATTTGAATATTCA
Coding sequences within it:
- a CDS encoding aldose epimerase, whose amino-acid sequence is MAHELICGESRLTVVPERGGLISGWQWRGQEILYLDRDRFANPDLSVRGGIPILFPICGNLPNNEFIYEDQKYSLKQHGFARDLPWQVQDHQGNSIVLRLGDTEATRGVYPFEFDLEFTYTLGTDSLGLELRITNPGERPLPFSLGLHPYFAVQEKEQLTFNLPINGMVDQKTQRPLTFAGGFDWAAPELDLACRPLLGHRARVSDRQRGYHLDLNFSPEFTTLVFWTLHGKDYYCLEPWTAPRNALNSGVDLIHLPPQASMVLQVELHLSAI
- the cofG gene encoding 7,8-didemethyl-8-hydroxy-5-deazariboflavin synthase subunit CofG, with the protein product MALPTMAPQRITYSPAFTLVPTYECFNRCTYCNFRQEIGQASWLSIDQATQILKSLQGKETIEILILSGEVHPQSRHRSTWVDHSFHIAQLALEYGFLPHTNIGPLSRLEMEKLRTVNVSMGLMLEQLTPTLLDTVHRHAPSKDPHLRLGQLEQAGALGIPFTTGLLLGLGETAQDWQDTLGAIAASFHRWGHIQEVILQPYRSGQTQLAPLPDFPLDQLPQVVAIARSILPAEITIQIPPNLVNHPGILLDCLAAGARDLGGIVPQDHVNPDYDHAPLSILKQLLANQGWQLQPRFPVYTPWKFQFSQEVQDRLDTWYQPISPDQA